A stretch of Komagataella phaffii GS115 chromosome 2, complete sequence DNA encodes these proteins:
- a CDS encoding ATP-binding protein that is a subunit of the HOPS complex and the CORVET tethering complex produces the protein MIDLSSVDSKPVDDLFAIFDEINRKLNIQCDHLLILEKKLSQPINFLTPFSALQKVTRITKVIWLENLTDETLHAALNEFNSVVFFCEDSLQNVGRVAKLFRSTILPITETNSMMNTSLITLGSLNQSIRLYLSELSLENDIDYYSWDSILFRIDKDLLSLNSSSDLKKLYQLQSIEPLYALANGLLHLVIHSNFKLRFTNKFIKGANSAKFYDIYQKLYTNYTLNKLSPEKRKILEDVDETLFMDIHSFYNNQCDLFVFERSVDFITPLLTQLTYCGLVHDNFNVEYNTVNLKSETIPLNDELYQEIKDLNFTVVGSLLNSKAKSLQESFEERHKAKDIAQIKDFVSNLTNLTKEQQSLKNHTNLAEAVLAKVHDETGNSENHSEDSLFNQFLELQQDILSNKLDNKTTYKSIQTFFCKYNPPPLLPLRLMILSSIVKNGIRDYEFNALKKDFVDYYGVDYLPVINTLAELSLLTSKKSQPLEQNPNSQLIKDFHNLSTFLNLLPGTEETNLLNPTELDFALPGFVPVITRLIQSVYTRSFIGPNSNPVIPYIAGSNKKYNWKGLDIINTYLTGTMQSKLLIPKSKEQIFTHRTAAPPHSRKGVLRNEEYIIVVMLGGISYGELSTLRVAISKINESMNLNKKLLVLTSSVLKSDDIIKLTK, from the coding sequence ATGATAGATCTCAGCTCAGTTGATTCCAAGCCAGTCGATGATCTGTTTGCAATCTTTGACGAGATCAATCGAAAGCTTAACATACAATGCGATCATCTGCtgatcttggaaaaaaaactaTCTCAGccaatcaactttttgacGCCGTTCAGCGCTCTTCAAAAGGTCACCAGAATAACCAAGGTCATATGGTTAGAGAACCTTACCGATGAAACTTTGCATGCAGCTCTGAATGAATTTAATTCTGTTGTGTTCTTCTGCGAGGATAGTTTGCAAAACGTTGGACGGGTGGCAAAACTGTTCCGATCCACCATTCTACCCATCACTGAGACGAATTCAATGATGAACACATCACTAATAACTCTGGGATCCTTAAACCAATCAATTCGTCTATATCTGTCAGAGCTATCATTGGAGAATGACATTGACTACTATTCGTGGGATTCTATTCTGTTCAGAATAGACAAAGATCTACTTTCTCTAAATTCTTCCtcagatttgaaaaagttgtaCCAATTGCAATCTATCGAACCTTTGTATGCCCTGGCAAATGGTTTGCTGCATTTGGTGATTCATTCTAACTTCAAGTTAAGATTCACAAATAAATTTATCAAGGGTGCCAATTCAGCCAAGTTTTATGATATCTATCAGAAATTATACACCAACTACACTCTGAATAAATTGAGTCcggaaaaaagaaaaatcctGGAAGATGTGGACGAGACATTGTTCATGGATATTCACTCATTCTACAACAATCAATGCGACCTGTTTGTTTTTGAGAGAAGCGTTGATTTTATAACCCCGTTATTAACACAACTCACATACTGTGGTTTGGTGCATGATAACTTTAACGTTGAATACAACACCGTCAACTTGAAATCTGAAACGATACCACTGAATGATGAGCTCTACCAGgaaatcaaagatttaAATTTCACTGTTGTGGGATCTTTGCTCAATTCTAAAGCTAAATCGTTACAagaatcatttgaagaaaggCACAAGGCTAAAGACATTGCACAAATAAAGGATTTTGTTTCCAACTTAACGAACCTCACAAAGGAACAACAATCGTTGAAGAATCATACTAACTTGGCTGAGGCAGTTCTAGCAAAAGTACATGATGAAACGGGCAACAGTGAAAACCACTCGGAGGACAGCTTGTTCAATCAGTTCTTGGAACTCCAACAAGATATCTTATCCAACAAACTAGACAATAAAACCACCTACAAATCAATTCAAACTTTTTTCTGCAAATACAACCCTCCTCCTTTGCTACCTCTTAGGTTGATGATCCTCTCCTCAATTGTTAAGAATGGGATAAGGGATTATGAATTTAATGCATTGAAGAAGGATTTCGTTGATTACTATGGTGTGGACTATCTTCCCGTAATAAACACGCTTGCCGAGCTCTCACTTTTGACAAGTAAGAAGAGCCAGCCCTTAGAACAAAATCCTAATTCACAACTCATCAAAGACTTCCATAATTTGAGCACTTTTCTGAACCTTTTGCCTGGAACggaagaaacaaatcttCTAAACCCTACCGAATTAGATTTTGCTCTCCCAGGGTTTGTTCCTGTCATTACTAGATTAATTCAGTCGGTTTATACCCGATCTTTCATTGGGCCGAATTCCAATCCTGTAATTCCATACATTGCGGGATCTAACAAAAAGTACAACTGGAAGGGTCTCGATATCATCAACACATACTTGACTGGTACCATGCAGTCCAAACTGTTGAtaccaaaatcaaaagagcAAATATTCACCCACAGAACTGCAGCGCCTCCTCATTCACGTAAGGGTGTTCTCAGAAATGAGGAGTATATTATAGTAGTCATGCTGGGAGGTATATCGTACGGAGAATTGTCAACCTTAAGGGTCGCCATATC